From the Ignavibacteria bacterium genome, the window GAACACTCCAAACCAGGCTCCATTAACTGTACTGAAGTTGTGGCTATGCAGCTAGCAAATGTTGCTGATATGAGGCTGATAAAGAGAGAGCCCCTTAACATTCACGGAAAGGGGCTCATGACTACCTATTGGATTGAGTCCACTTAAGGATCGGGTACTTGAGTTACTTGAACGGTGCTATCGGTCGTAACATTGAACGGATATGTCCAATCCGGCGCTGTCACTCCAATTGGAACCGCGCTTCTAACAGTTAGTGGCGTGTTTTGAGAAAACGTAAGTCGGCCACCAGTATTCGTTGCTGGTGTAGATGATGTCACCGTGAGTATGTAAGATCCCAATGGGATCTGCGACCCGTTCGGTGGTTTGGCCCCAGACCGAACTGTTACGGTAGCCGCTTGTGCGACGGTAACGTAAGTGTATACTGCGTCATCCATAAATGGACTCCCCTAGAGTTGAAAATATTCCCCACGGATGAACTTAGTCATAATCGTCCCATTGCGACCTCGTGAAAATGCTTAATCGTATCACCAATCTTGGTAGAGTGCTAGATTGCTAGAGTGTTAGAGTGTTAGAGTGTTAGAGTGTTAGAGTGTTAGATTGTTAGAGTGTTAGATTGTTAGAGTCATAACGTCATAATGTCATATCGTCATAACTTCAAATGTCATTTTCTTCCGAAGCGTTCTTTTCCCTCAAAGCCACAGACCCGGCAAGCTCTGCACGTGCAGGTGTGGTTCACACTGATCACGGGGATATCCCAACTCCGGTCTTTATGCCGGTTGGTACGCAAGGGGCGGTGAAGGCTATGGACCACCGGTCTCTGCGCGAACTGGATACGCCGATCATCCTTGGTAATACGTACCATCTTTACCTGCGACCAGGGGTGGAGACGCTTACGGCAATGGGTGGACTCCACAAGTTCAGTACGTGGGAACGACCGATCCTTACCGACTCGGGAGGCTTTCAGGTCTTCTCCCTCCGTGAACTTCGCAAGATGAGCGAGGAAGGGGTGGAGTTCCGATCCCATCTGGATGGATCGAAACACTTGTTTACGGCCGAGAATGTTGTGGATACGCAGCGGGCCATCGGCAGTGATATCTTCATGGTCCTGGATGAATGCACGGCACACCCGGCCACCTATACCGAGGCGCGCACGTCCATGGAGCTCACCACGCGCTGGGCGCAACGTTCGCGGACGCATCATCTGGAGAGCCCCTTTCTCTACGGACATCGGCAGGCACAATTCGCTATCGGACAGGGGAGTACGTATGCCGACCTGCGACGCGGATGTATGGAAGAGCTTGTGGGGATGGACTTTGAAGGCTATGCCATTGGCGGACTCAGCGTTGGGGAATCGGCCGAGGATATGTATGCCATGACAGAGGCTTCTACGGCGGTAATGCCCCCTCACAAACCTCGATATCTCATGGGCGTGGGGACGCCCGAGAATATCCTGAGGGCGATCGACCTGGGGGTGGATATGTTCGACTGTGTGATGCCCACCAGGAATGCGCGGAATGGGACGCTGTTTACTACGTCCGGACGGGTCAATATCAAGAATGCACGGTGGAAACAGTGCGACGAGCCCATCGACCTCCTGGTGGGGGCAGAAAGCAGTCAGAACTACAGCATGGCGTATCTTCGTCATCTTATCCACGCCGGAGAGATCCTGGGACTCATGCTGGTAATCATCCAGAACGTGGTTCTTTATCTTTGGCTGGTAAAAACAGCTCGGGAGAAAATTCTCGAGGGCACATTCCGTCCTTGGGCTGCTGAGACCATTGAACGACTCAATCAACAACGATCATAAACGACCTTTTCGAACGGAGAACCAATGCTTGCACTCTTTCTGATGTCACCTGCCCCTGCCGGCGGTGCTGGTGGTGATACAACCGGACAACTCATTCAAACAGTAGTGATGTTCGGTGCAGTGATCGCCATCTTCTACTTCATGATGATCCGTCCGCAGCAAAAGCGCGCCAAGGAACACCAGAAGTTGCTTGCCAGCATCAAGAAGGGCGACGCCGTGGTTACTTCCAGCGGCATCCATGGAACGGTCTATGAGGTTGACGAAACCACCATCACCGTTACCATCGCTTCCAACACCAACGTCAAGTTCGATAAGAGCTCCGTTGGCACCGTCGTAGCCAAATAACACGTCAACTCTCGATGCTCGACTCAATCGAATCAGCGGTCAACGACCTCAAAGCCGGTAAGTGCATCATCGTTGTTGATGATGAAGACCGTGAGAACGAAGGTGATCTGATCTGTGCGGCAGAGCTATGCACGGAACAGAACATCAACTTCATGGCCACAGAAGGTAGGGGGCTTATCTGCACCAGCCTTACGGAGGAACGCGCACGCGCGCTGGATCTTCCGCTCATGGTGAGCGATAACACTGCCCTGCACGGCACTCGGTTCACGATCAGCATTGATTACGTGCATGGTACTGCCAGTGGAATTTCTGTGAGTGATCGTACGGCAACCGTGCGCGCTATGGCAGAAGATGCCGTGCGTCCGGAAGACTTCGCACGTCCGGGACACATCTTCCCCCTCATCGCTGTAGAAGGTGGTGTGCTGCGCAGAGCAGGGCATACCGAAGCAACGGTTGATCTGATGAAGCTTGCCGGACTCAAACCCGTTGGTGTGTTGTGCGAGATCCTCAAAGTCGATGGGTCAATGGCCCGCGTGCCGGATCTTCTGGAAATGGCAAAACACCACGATCTCAAGATGATCTCCGTGCAGGATCTCATTGCGTACCGACGCAAACATGAGACCCTTATACGCATGGTTGCCGAGGCAAAACTGCCAAGCGATCATGGTGATTTTGTGCTGCGCATCTATGAGAACAGTTTGGATGGCAAGGAGCATGTGGCCGTTATCAAGGGCGACATCACAACGCCCGAGCCCGTTCTTGTACGCGTCCACAGTGAATGCCTTACCGGGGATATCTTTGGGTCGCGCAGATGTGACTGCGGACCCCAGCTCCACGCCGCCCTCGACCAGATCGAGAAGGAAGGTCGCGGAGTTGTCCTCTACATGCGTCAAGAGGGAAGGGGCATCGGACTAGCCAATAAGATCAAGGCCTATGCCTTACAGGAA encodes:
- the tgt gene encoding tRNA guanosine(34) transglycosylase Tgt, which translates into the protein MSFSSEAFFSLKATDPASSARAGVVHTDHGDIPTPVFMPVGTQGAVKAMDHRSLRELDTPIILGNTYHLYLRPGVETLTAMGGLHKFSTWERPILTDSGGFQVFSLRELRKMSEEGVEFRSHLDGSKHLFTAENVVDTQRAIGSDIFMVLDECTAHPATYTEARTSMELTTRWAQRSRTHHLESPFLYGHRQAQFAIGQGSTYADLRRGCMEELVGMDFEGYAIGGLSVGESAEDMYAMTEASTAVMPPHKPRYLMGVGTPENILRAIDLGVDMFDCVMPTRNARNGTLFTTSGRVNIKNARWKQCDEPIDLLVGAESSQNYSMAYLRHLIHAGEILGLMLVIIQNVVLYLWLVKTAREKILEGTFRPWAAETIERLNQQRS
- the yajC gene encoding preprotein translocase subunit YajC; the encoded protein is MLALFLMSPAPAGGAGGDTTGQLIQTVVMFGAVIAIFYFMMIRPQQKRAKEHQKLLASIKKGDAVVTSSGIHGTVYEVDETTITVTIASNTNVKFDKSSVGTVVAK
- a CDS encoding bifunctional 3,4-dihydroxy-2-butanone-4-phosphate synthase/GTP cyclohydrolase II, with amino-acid sequence MLDSIESAVNDLKAGKCIIVVDDEDRENEGDLICAAELCTEQNINFMATEGRGLICTSLTEERARALDLPLMVSDNTALHGTRFTISIDYVHGTASGISVSDRTATVRAMAEDAVRPEDFARPGHIFPLIAVEGGVLRRAGHTEATVDLMKLAGLKPVGVLCEILKVDGSMARVPDLLEMAKHHDLKMISVQDLIAYRRKHETLIRMVAEAKLPSDHGDFVLRIYENSLDGKEHVAVIKGDITTPEPVLVRVHSECLTGDIFGSRRCDCGPQLHAALDQIEKEGRGVVLYMRQEGRGIGLANKIKAYALQEQGMDTVEANTHLGFPPDPRDYGIGAQILHDLGVRKMRLMTNNPKKRVGLQSHGLEVVDLVSLEVPATAENQGYLETKRDKMGHLLRHL